GATGCATGATTTGATTCAGCTGAGTGCTGATCAGCTCGTCGATGTCTTTAATACGCTGGTTAATCATGGCCACCGTATCTTTATCGATTTTCATCACGCCATCGAGCACTTGCGTGGCAAATTCGCCTAGCAAATTGGTGGCATGGCTTTTCTGGCTGTCATCCAGCGCCATTTTGCCGTCTTTGATAATACTGTCGAGCAGGCTGAGTGTGGCAGTTGCTCCGCCTGCCGCTGCTGCTGGCTGTGTTTCTGGCATGATGATTCTCCGTCAATTAAGCGGCTGCAGGGGCAGGCTCTGGGGTAGCAGGCAAGGCGGATTGAATTTCTTTCAGCCCTTCGGTATTGGCAATCACGTCTTGCAATAATTTATCCAGATCATCATTGCCATCGAGCTTGCCGAGGAGATCCCTGAGGCGCTGACGTGCTTCAAACAGCTTTTTCAGCGGCGCTACTTTGTTCACGATGCTGATTGGGTCGAAATGATCAAAATCTTTGCTCTTAGGCACGGCATTTTTATCGTTGATATCTTGTGGCTCATAAAAATTAAGCTCGATATTGAGCTTGCTGCCATCGCCAGCGATGGTGTTATCAACTTGGATAGCAAGGCGTGGGTTGATCGATTCCAATACGTCGATAAAGTTATCTCGATCAATATTGATAAAGCGTCGATCGCTAAGCTTTGGTAGCTTTTCTTTGGGCTGACCCGATAGATCGGACAAGATGCCGACCACAAGAGGGAGCTCTTTTTTCTCGATTGCATTGCCAATTTCCACGTCGTAAGTAATTTGGACGCGAGGAGGGCGAACGCGATCTAGCTTGTGTTGTGTGCTTTCTGTCATGACGGCCTCATGCACGATGGATTGGGAGTGTTTGTTGAATCTAGAAGACGGTCATTGTAATTGCAAACATTTAGTTGGAAGTTTTAAGAAAGTTATTTATATAATGATCATCAGTTAATGGCGTAATTTTAGTAAGCATACTCGAGGGTTTTGTGCGAGATTCTCAAAAAAAATATCGCTGGGTCTGCTCGCCGTTGCTTTGCATCGTGCTGGCTGGCTGCGGCCTGTTAAAACCCTCGATTAAATTAAGCAGCGTGTCCTTTTCGGTGGCCTCTATGGCCAATGAAGACACCCCTATCCCCATTGATTTAGTGGTGGTAGACGATGAAGAACTGCTTAAACGCCTCTTAACCCTATCTGCCGCGCAATGGTTTGAACAAAAGGCCCAGTTACAACGCGATTTCCCTAAAGCGCTGTTTGTTTGGAGTCGTGAGCTAGTGCCAGGGCAAAGATTGGATGTCGTTGATTCCCCATTAAAGGGCCAGCCAGGCTTGGCCGTATTGGTTTACGCCGCATATAGCTCGCTAGGAATGCACCGATTACGTTTAGATCAGCAAAAAAGTGTGTTGCTGTATTTGGATAGCCAAGATGTACGTTGGGTGAGTGGGGATTGAGGTTTTAAAGCGCTGCATCAGATATGTTGCGTGGCACTTTCTGCTGGGAGGGTGAATCTCCATATGCGCCAGAGAGTTAAAGCTTAAACACAGAGAACATCGAGACTTACAGCGCTTCTCAGAGGTGTTTTATTGATTAATGTTGTAAGTGCTCTCACAGACTTCCTCGCTCGGTTTAGTAATCTTTCATGCGCCGCCGAGGTTATATGGTGGCTGCGCTAGCACGTATGGGGTGAAACCGGCAGATTTAAGGATGGGAAGCACGATGTAGCGTGGGCAAAAAACTTACCCACGCTACAAAGGCTTAAATAATCAGGGGATAGCGTGGGTCAAATTCCAGAAGCAATTTGTTGGTTTGAGGGAATGCAGCTTTTGCCGCAGCACTTTCAACAACAGTCTTTGCGCGCCGAAACGCTGGCCGCCCAGTATGCATTTACTGCACAGCCTTATTTCTGGGGCGTGCTTAATTTGGAGATCGATGAAGCGGCTTTAATCAGCGGCAAATTACGGGTGTTGGCGCTAGAGGCCATTCTGCCTGATGGCTTATGGGTATGTATTCAGCCAGGGGTGCACCCTCCTTTAGAGTTGGATTTAAAAGCCCCCATCATGGCCGAGCCTAATCGGCTTGCTACGTTTTATATCGTAGTGCCGCCGTTGTATCGAGCGGGTGAATTAGATCGCAGTGGTCGGCGTTATCGCTCGGTGGTGGGTAAAGATATTCCTGATTTAGTCAGTAAAGAATCACCCGCATCGCTTACTCTTTGGCAACCCAATCTGACGCTGGCTAGTGAGCAACAATGTGCTGACGGGGTGTGCCTGCCTTTGCTGCGGGTGGAGGAAGTAGCGGGTGGTTTTGCTAAGGTGCCATATTTTGCACCACAGCCACGGATTTGGCCGGAATCGCTACTGGGGATGCAAATCGCTGATTTATGTAAAAATATCGGTGAAAAGTGTGTGTTTTTGGCTGGACGTTTAAGGCTGGCACAGCAGGCCAATAATGAGGGTGATATGGCTCGGCTTAATCGCCAGTTGGCGGCGCTTTGGGCCAGATTACCTGAGCTAAAAAGCGCCTTGGATAGCCGAGTAGCCCACCCTAATACTTTGCATCACATTTTATGTGGCGCTGCGGGATCGATATGTGGCTTGAACCCCATCGCGGGCGTGCCTGCTTTTCGTGCTTTTAATTATCAAGAACTATTGGGCTGTTTTGAGGAGGTGATTGGTTTTATCTCGCAGGCGATTGCCCAGATTCGCGTGGGCTATGCGCGCTATCCATTTAAGCACGAAGGCACATATTTTATGATTATGCCGCCCTCCACATTAAAAGACAGTGGGCAATGGGTGATGGGATTGCGCATGCCCAATGGGGTGGCGGAGGATGCGGCGGGGCTGTGGCTTAAAAATACGGTCATTGCCTCGCTGTCTTTGGTTGAAACCTTACAAAAGCAAAGAATGCAGGGCGTGGCCTATCGCCAGCTGGATAGGCAAGAGCAGGCGAGCTATAGCGTGGGTGAGGATACGCGCTTGTTTATATTGTATGAGTTTGCAGGTTGGATTAAACCGGATGAGCTCTTATGCATTGCCGCCGCAAGTAGTGATGCTGGGCCATTAAGTATCGAGTTGTTTGCGCCAGATACGGATGGTATTCCGGTGCTGAGCGAGGCCAAAAATGCCTGATATCACCCGTCAGACACTGCCTTTAAAACAGGCATTTTGCCAAATTTGGGAGGAGTGGCTTTTGCTCTCTCCCAGCCTTTTAACCAGCGCAGAGCCCAAAGAGAGCTTGGTGCAGCGCATGGTTGAAGAAACCAGCATCTTAGCTAAGCGGGTTTATCGATCGGTTGTGATGCAGGCCGGCACCGCTAGCGCTAAAGATGCGCAAACCATGCAATACGCCTTTGTGGCCTTACTCGATGAAGTGCTGCTCTTTAGCGATTGGAGTGGGCAGAGTAGTTGGCAGCTTACACCCTTAGAGTTCCGCTTATTTGGCACCCGCACGGCAGGCGAATCGCTACCTGATGACATCGAGCAAATGCTGGCAAGGCAAGACCCTAGTGAGCGTGATTTAGCGGCGGTTTATTTAATGACGCTGGTACTGGGGTTTCGGGGCCGCCTGCGCATGAATCCTAAACAATACGGAGAGTGGTGTAAGGCCTTATTTGCCCAGGTTTATCAACGTGAGCCAGACCATCATCGGCTGGGAGCCGTGCTAGAGGCGGGTTGTATGGGCCAGCCTTTGCAGCTGAGCGAGCGAAAAATGTTGCCCGATGGGTTTAGGCTGGGCCTGATGATTGCTGGTTTATTGCTGGTGATGCTAGTGCTTAGTCAGCTATTTTGGCGGGATATTTATCTAAGTATTGAATTGGCTAACCTAGCGCTTAGTGAGGCTAAGCTGTGAAACTGCTGATTATCTTGTTGGTTATCGTTGTATTGCTGCTGCTTTGCTATGGGCTCAGCAAGATGGATCGCCTAGCGCGTAGCTTTATTGATTCAGTTAAGAAAATGGAAAAAGACAGTGGCATAGAAGGGCGCTACCAAGTGCCTTGGCTGTTACTGTTGGGTGATGACCAAAATAGCGCGGAGTCTTTATGCCGCGCTTGGCAATTAAAAAGTGAGGAAAAAACCGCGTGGTTTGGGCGCATTTGGTATGCAAGCGATGCCGTGGTGTTGGTTCCTCCTCACGATATTTTTATGCAGGCCGATGGTGCACTGGTCGCCTTGTCGGCGTGGCGACGTTTATTGGGGGCTTTGCTGAGGGTACGTGGGCAAAGGCCAATCGATGCTGTGATTTGGGCGATTTCTGCCGAACGCTTGCTGGCTAAGGGAGAAGTATTACAAGCCGAAATTATGCTGTGTAAGCAATTTCAAGATGCCCAGCAAAAACTGGGACAAACCTTGCCGGTGTATTGGTTGATTACCGGCTTGCAAGAAATAGCTGGGGCCAAGGAGCTTATCGAATCCTTGCCAGATCAGGCGCAAGACTGTGCGTTAGGGTGGTCTTCTACCTTACCTTTGGCTAGCGTCTATCAGCGCGAATACTTAGATAAAGCCATTAGTCAGCTCCAAAATCAGCTCGGCGATTGCATTGATGAAATTGGCGCATTAAATGGTGGCGTTAGCGATGCGCTGTATTTATTGCCACGGCAATTTGATGCGTTACGCGCGCCTTTATTGGCTTTAGGCGATGCGGCTTTTCAAAGTAATGCACTGGGTGATGCACCGGTGCTACGTGGGCTGTATTTTGTGGGCGCTTATCAGCCGCCTCAAGATGATATGGATGGTTTTAGCCCCGTTGGTGCGCAAGTTCCAGCAATGCCTATCTTTGCTGGGCGATTATTACGCCAACGCATCGCTGCTGAGCGGGGCTTGGCGCAGCCTATTGTGCGGATTATGTCTTTGCGCCAGCGCTGGCATCGTTATGTGTGTATCGGCATGGGCGTTTTTTGTGCGGTTTGGTTATTGGCAATGGTGTGGATTTGGCAGAGTGAGCGCCAAGAAGCGATTACGTTGAATTACCTTTTGAGCGAGCTTGGGTCGGGACAAAGTGAGGAGCAAACCGACAATGATTCTGCTAGTCAAGCGGTATCTGGCCTGTGGCATATGTTGGTAAATGCGCCACGCTTGCACTTTGCCAGCGTGGTGTTTCCTGGCTCATTGCTTTCTTCTTTTGATCAGGATTTGGATAAAAAAGTCGCTAACTTATTCAAAACACAGTGGTTTGCTTCTATCTATGTTCAACTGCAAGCGGATCTAGTTTTTTTGCAGGCTCTTGGTGCAAATAGCGATGTAAGCAGCGGCGATACGACGACCAGTCCTGAAAATTGGCCGCGTTATTTAGTGGCGCAACGTTTGATGCAAGAGGCCAGCTTGCTTGAGCAAGATGTGATCTTATATAACCGCGCCCTGAGGGGCGGGAATGATGCTTTAAACAGTATGACTAATTTAAGTAACCGATTATGGAGCACAGATTTCCACCCAGAGCGCTTGCATTTAAGAGCCAAACTTGAGGGGATATTACGCCAATATGCACCCGAAATGGGCAAGCTTATTCGCTTGCAGGATGCGGTAAAGCAAACCAAGTCGAACTTTTCTGGGCTGATGAAGAGCTGGTTGGATCGTTTATATGGTGACACCACGTTTACAGAAATGGCCGACAACGTACAAACACACCTGACCGATTTACAAAGCAATAATCGCAATAGCTATGCCGAGCTAGATGCGTTGCAGCGGCAAATTGCGCTACTTAAAAGGCTCATTGCAGCCAGCAATAGCGCGTGGAGTAGTGCATCGGGGCAAGATTTAGTGCCAGGCTATAGCACCTTATTAAACCATGCCCGCTCTAGTAGTTTTGTGGGCAAAGAGGCGGTGCAGCAGATTGAAGCGCATGCCAGTAGCGTGCGTAAAGCGTTTCAAGAGCGTTGGTCCAATCAAGATTCATCGCTAACTGCGCAAGGTGCGCTGGGGCTTAGAGAAGAAGTAGTGCAGCTGCAAAGCGCGATTCGCTATTTGTTTGAGCAAGATTTTGTGATGCAGGCCCACTCGGTAGGGCCTAAAACTACGGCCCTGAGTGGCTTAAAAGGGATGAATGAAGAAACGCTGCGCGGCGCGATGGAAAACTACCAAAGTAGGCAGCGTTATCAGGCGCAAAACTTAGCCAAAGTGCCCGATGTATATCGATCTGCCCTTGGTGCGTTTGCCAGCAAAAGCACCGCCAATGCGATGTGGCATGTGTTGGGGGGATATGCTGACGATGAGGTTCAGAGCCGTGGTAAGGATAGTTTGGATGACTTGATCCACGCTGCGCCCGCTACGAGCGCTGCTTTTGTTGAGTTAGGGCGCAATGATTTAGCTAACGAGCTAAATAGAGAAATCACCGATAGAGCGCTGCAAAGCCTGCGCCAAGCCGATGCCCAGTTGGCCGAATTGGCACTGTATCAGCCTAAACAAGCCACGTTTTCTTGGTGGGATGGCAAAAAAAATGCCAGTTATAAGGCATTTAAAGCCAGTAACCCATTTGAGCTACAGCAGTATTTAGTAAGGCAGTTTGAGCAGCTTGCCAGCGTAGCGGTTAATCAAGGTGTGGTGATGGAGTGGCTGGCTGCGCACCCTAAGGGCGTGTCGGTAAAAGATATGCAAATGATTATGCGTTGGCGTGGTGTGGCCGTGGATCTGAAGAAGTTCAAAGAAAAAGCGCCCGATAGTGGCCCAGCACTGCTAGCACAGCTGATCAGCAAAGATTTAAATGAGATAGATGTAAACAGCTGCCATAGTAGTTTGCAGCAGCTGGAGTTGCCCGCTGGGCCTGGATATTTTTTTGAGCGGGCTCAGCGTTTAGTGAGTTTGGCCAATGAGCGCTGCTCAGGGCTACGGGCACAAAGTAGTGCTTATGCTTGGCAGCAATTGGCCCTGTATTTTAATCAACATCTTGCGGGGCGTTTCCCTTTTGCCGCCAATACCGGCGCTGCCGATGCTGATATAGAAAGAGTGAGCGTCTTGATACGGTTGATTGATAGTTATTTGCCAAGTGCGCTAGCGGGGATGGACGAGGGGGATGCTGCAAATATGCAGGCGGCGCGGCTGTATTTGCAAGGGCTGCAAAATGCCCGTGAGCTTTTAGGGCCGCTCCTAGTGCGCGGTACTGCTGAGCAACCGCAGCCCTTGGGTGTGGATATTGATGTGCAATGGCGTAGCGATAAAGAAAAAGAGCAGGGTGCAGATCAGGTGGTTGAGTGGAGCTTAGGCCTTGGCGCACAGCGTTTGCGCTATCCACAGGGCGAGCGAGCAAAGCTGCGCTGGTTGCTTGGCCAGCCTGTGACATTTGCATTGCGCTGGGCAAAAGATTCACCGCGTCTGCCTGCTGAAGAGGGCATGCAGCCCAATTTAATGGTGAGTGAGCAAACGGCCGAATGGCGCTATGGTGGTGCATGGTCTTTACTGCGCTTCTTACGTAATCATCAAGCACCGGCAGGCATGGTGTTTCAGGATGAATTTGCCTATCCTGCTCTGCTGTTTAGCCTGCCTATCCGAGGGCTAAGCAAAGATAATCCGCACGCACAAATGTTTGCTCGCTTTGGCATAAGCGCTGTGGGGGCAAAAACGCTATTACCGGTACATTTAATCAATGCCCTACCGCTAAAAGCCCCAGTATCCCCCTTTAGGCAAATCACCTTGCCAGATTCAACAACTGTGGCGGAACTAAAATGAGTGAAGAGTTGATGCCAAGTGGGTTGATGGGGGGCGTTGAATCGCTATTGCAGCCTATTTCTAATGAATCACCTTGTGGCATGTCGATCCGATATGAGGCGGAATACGACGTGCTTCGTGAAGCCAAGCGCGAAGACGATACCAGCTTGCCCACCGGTATTTGGCAATC
This genomic interval from Iodobacter fluviatilis contains the following:
- the tssB gene encoding type VI secretion system contractile sheath small subunit: MTESTQHKLDRVRPPRVQITYDVEIGNAIEKKELPLVVGILSDLSGQPKEKLPKLSDRRFINIDRDNFIDVLESINPRLAIQVDNTIAGDGSKLNIELNFYEPQDINDKNAVPKSKDFDHFDPISIVNKVAPLKKLFEARQRLRDLLGKLDGNDDLDKLLQDVIANTEGLKEIQSALPATPEPAPAAA
- a CDS encoding type VI secretion protein codes for the protein MRDSQKKYRWVCSPLLCIVLAGCGLLKPSIKLSSVSFSVASMANEDTPIPIDLVVVDDEELLKRLLTLSAAQWFEQKAQLQRDFPKALFVWSRELVPGQRLDVVDSPLKGQPGLAVLVYAAYSSLGMHRLRLDQQKSVLLYLDSQDVRWVSGD
- the tssK gene encoding type VI secretion system baseplate subunit TssK is translated as MGQIPEAICWFEGMQLLPQHFQQQSLRAETLAAQYAFTAQPYFWGVLNLEIDEAALISGKLRVLALEAILPDGLWVCIQPGVHPPLELDLKAPIMAEPNRLATFYIVVPPLYRAGELDRSGRRYRSVVGKDIPDLVSKESPASLTLWQPNLTLASEQQCADGVCLPLLRVEEVAGGFAKVPYFAPQPRIWPESLLGMQIADLCKNIGEKCVFLAGRLRLAQQANNEGDMARLNRQLAALWARLPELKSALDSRVAHPNTLHHILCGAAGSICGLNPIAGVPAFRAFNYQELLGCFEEVIGFISQAIAQIRVGYARYPFKHEGTYFMIMPPSTLKDSGQWVMGLRMPNGVAEDAAGLWLKNTVIASLSLVETLQKQRMQGVAYRQLDRQEQASYSVGEDTRLFILYEFAGWIKPDELLCIAAASSDAGPLSIELFAPDTDGIPVLSEAKNA
- a CDS encoding DotU/TssL family secretion system protein, translating into MPDITRQTLPLKQAFCQIWEEWLLLSPSLLTSAEPKESLVQRMVEETSILAKRVYRSVVMQAGTASAKDAQTMQYAFVALLDEVLLFSDWSGQSSWQLTPLEFRLFGTRTAGESLPDDIEQMLARQDPSERDLAAVYLMTLVLGFRGRLRMNPKQYGEWCKALFAQVYQREPDHHRLGAVLEAGCMGQPLQLSERKMLPDGFRLGLMIAGLLLVMLVLSQLFWRDIYLSIELANLALSEAKL
- a CDS encoding type VI secretion system protein; amino-acid sequence: MKLLIILLVIVVLLLLCYGLSKMDRLARSFIDSVKKMEKDSGIEGRYQVPWLLLLGDDQNSAESLCRAWQLKSEEKTAWFGRIWYASDAVVLVPPHDIFMQADGALVALSAWRRLLGALLRVRGQRPIDAVIWAISAERLLAKGEVLQAEIMLCKQFQDAQQKLGQTLPVYWLITGLQEIAGAKELIESLPDQAQDCALGWSSTLPLASVYQREYLDKAISQLQNQLGDCIDEIGALNGGVSDALYLLPRQFDALRAPLLALGDAAFQSNALGDAPVLRGLYFVGAYQPPQDDMDGFSPVGAQVPAMPIFAGRLLRQRIAAERGLAQPIVRIMSLRQRWHRYVCIGMGVFCAVWLLAMVWIWQSERQEAITLNYLLSELGSGQSEEQTDNDSASQAVSGLWHMLVNAPRLHFASVVFPGSLLSSFDQDLDKKVANLFKTQWFASIYVQLQADLVFLQALGANSDVSSGDTTTSPENWPRYLVAQRLMQEASLLEQDVILYNRALRGGNDALNSMTNLSNRLWSTDFHPERLHLRAKLEGILRQYAPEMGKLIRLQDAVKQTKSNFSGLMKSWLDRLYGDTTFTEMADNVQTHLTDLQSNNRNSYAELDALQRQIALLKRLIAASNSAWSSASGQDLVPGYSTLLNHARSSSFVGKEAVQQIEAHASSVRKAFQERWSNQDSSLTAQGALGLREEVVQLQSAIRYLFEQDFVMQAHSVGPKTTALSGLKGMNEETLRGAMENYQSRQRYQAQNLAKVPDVYRSALGAFASKSTANAMWHVLGGYADDEVQSRGKDSLDDLIHAAPATSAAFVELGRNDLANELNREITDRALQSLRQADAQLAELALYQPKQATFSWWDGKKNASYKAFKASNPFELQQYLVRQFEQLASVAVNQGVVMEWLAAHPKGVSVKDMQMIMRWRGVAVDLKKFKEKAPDSGPALLAQLISKDLNEIDVNSCHSSLQQLELPAGPGYFFERAQRLVSLANERCSGLRAQSSAYAWQQLALYFNQHLAGRFPFAANTGAADADIERVSVLIRLIDSYLPSALAGMDEGDAANMQAARLYLQGLQNARELLGPLLVRGTAEQPQPLGVDIDVQWRSDKEKEQGADQVVEWSLGLGAQRLRYPQGERAKLRWLLGQPVTFALRWAKDSPRLPAEEGMQPNLMVSEQTAEWRYGGAWSLLRFLRNHQAPAGMVFQDEFAYPALLFSLPIRGLSKDNPHAQMFARFGISAVGAKTLLPVHLINALPLKAPVSPFRQITLPDSTTVAELK